The DNA region AGGAGCCCGGTCTTCTTGTTGAGCTGCTCCACGTAGATCTCGCCGACGATCTTGTGCACGAGCGCGGTCGCCGCCAGCGGTCCGGTGAGGGCCAGCGTGCCGCCGACGCGGATCGGCTGCCCGGAGGGGGCGGCGCCTGCCGCGGCGACCAGGGCGAGGATGGTGAGACCGGCAAGTGCGCTGAGGAATCCACGGTGTCTGAGCGTCATGAACGTCCCTCCTGGATGCGATCCACGATGACCTCGGCCGTCAGTCCCACACGCCACCCCCGCTCCCACGACTTGACAGGCGCCCGCCGCGCTGCATATATGGGACGCCCGGCACCGCCGCGGCGGGGTGTCCGGGCCGCCGGGCACCCTACCGCCGCCGAGAGGAGCCGCCATGCATCACGTCGGCCGTCTGGCTCCCGCGGCCATGTCCACGCCCGACGCCTACCGCGGGCGGAGCACCGGCTTCCGTCGGCAGTCGCTGGTCGACGGGGTGGCGGGCTCGGTTCACATGGGCTTCGGGGCCTGCGAGCTCTCCCCCGGGGGGCACCAGAGCGGGCACGTGCACTCGCACGAGGAGGCCTTCTTCGTCCTCGAGGGCACGCCGCAGCTCGCCCTGGGCGGCGAGACCTTCGAGCTGGCGCCGCAGCAGTGCGGGCTGATCCCTCTCGGCGTCCCTCACGCCTGGCGGAACCTCGGCGCGCGCGCGTGCCGCTGGCTCGACATGCAGGCGCCCCGTCCGCGGGACCCGCACACGGAGCCCCCCGACACCTTCTTCACGCCCGAGCCCGCCTTCGGCGACCGCCCTCGGCCGCTCGACATCCGCGACCCGCGCTGCCGGCACTTCTTCCGCCTCGACGAGGGGCAGATGGACGTGGACCGGCTGAAGCGGGGCAGCGCCGTCAGCGAGCCCACCGTCTCCGCCAGCATGGCGACGGCCCTCCTCGCCTACAGCGGCATCGCCGTCAAGATGCTCGTTGACCAGCGCCTGGAGGCGAATCTCCTGACGATGTTCATGGTCGAGTACCAGGCCGGCGGCGTCGCGCACCCCCACGACCATCCCTTCGAGGAGGCCTACTTCATGCTCGAGGGCGAGGTCGAGGGGGTCGCGGACGGCCGGTCCTACGTGCTGCGCCCCGGGGACGTCTTCTGGACCGGCGTCGGCTCGGTCCACGCCTTCTACAACCGGACCGATGCGAGGGTGCGCTGGCTCGAGACGCAGGCGCCGCAGCCGCCCCGCCAGCACTCGTACCGCTTCAACCGTGACTGGGACTACCTGGGTCAGCGGCTGCCGGCCGACTGACGCGCCGGCAGGGCCGGATCGCAGCCCTCCGGGGGGTCCCGCGCCCGACGCCCTCGCCGCCCGCCCGTGGATCCGCATGGAGTGTGATTGCCCGCCCGGCCGGCGTCAGACGCCGAGGTATCTCGCCCGCACGTCCTCGTCCTTGGCCAGCTCTTGCGGCGACGAGGAGTGAACGATCTTGCCGCGGCTCATGATGTGGACGTAGTCGGAGTAGAGCAGGGCGAATCGCAGCCGCTGCTCCACGAGCAGCATCGACATCCCCCTCTGCTGCAGCGTGCGGATGACGTGCCCGACCGTCTCGATGTAGAGCGGTGAGAGCCCCTCCGTCGGCTCGTCGAGCAGGAGAAGCGAGGGGTTGGTCATCAGGCTCCGCCCGATGGCCAGCATCTGCTGCTCGCCCCCCGACAGGCGTCCTGCCGGATGGCGCGCGCGCTCGCGGAGCGGCGGGAACAGCTCGTAGACCTTCTCGGCAGTCCACCCGTCCGGCTTCGGCCGGGCGCCGACCGCGAGCGTCTCGGCGACATCGAGCGACGGGAAGATCTGGCGCCCCTGCGCCACGATGCAGATGCCCAGCCGCGCGATGCGATACGGCCGGAGGCGCGTGATCTCCGCCTCGTCGAACAGGATCCGGCCGCGGCGCGCCGGCGTGAAGCCCATCACCGACCGGACGAGCGTGGTCTTGCCGGCGCCGTTCCGCCCGAGGATGCCGACGATCCCCGCGCGCGGGATCTCGAGCGACACGCCCT from Candidatus Rokuibacteriota bacterium includes:
- a CDS encoding ABC transporter ATP-binding protein — translated: MLKVDDLHTYYGDSHILQGVSLEIPRAGIVGILGRNGAGKTTLVRSVMGFTPARRGRILFDEAEITRLRPYRIARLGICIVAQGRQIFPSLDVAETLAVGARPKPDGWTAEKVYELFPPLRERARHPAGRLSGGEQQMLAIGRSLMTNPSLLLLDEPTEGLSPLYIETVGHVIRTLQQRGMSMLLVEQRLRFALLYSDYVHIMSRGKIVHSSSPQELAKDEDVRARYLGV
- a CDS encoding cupin domain-containing protein, which translates into the protein MSTPDAYRGRSTGFRRQSLVDGVAGSVHMGFGACELSPGGHQSGHVHSHEEAFFVLEGTPQLALGGETFELAPQQCGLIPLGVPHAWRNLGARACRWLDMQAPRPRDPHTEPPDTFFTPEPAFGDRPRPLDIRDPRCRHFFRLDEGQMDVDRLKRGSAVSEPTVSASMATALLAYSGIAVKMLVDQRLEANLLTMFMVEYQAGGVAHPHDHPFEEAYFMLEGEVEGVADGRSYVLRPGDVFWTGVGSVHAFYNRTDARVRWLETQAPQPPRQHSYRFNRDWDYLGQRLPAD